From the genome of Tripterygium wilfordii isolate XIE 37 chromosome 6, ASM1340144v1, whole genome shotgun sequence:
GTAAATTCTTGTCATCATTTCTTGTGCAATGTTAAACTGAGCTGCCATGTGTTGGTGCCACTATGTGTGTTTGAGATGCAAGAGTGCACTTTGTACAAAAACACTGGAGATTTAGGATAATATCTAGGGTCATGTCTTCTATCCACTCCACCAAGAGTAACACTGGTGAAAGGAATGTTTTGCTAGTGTTTTCTTTTGTCAATTTCAGATTAGGATGAACATTATTGGCTGCTTCACGAAAGAGAAATATTAACTAGGAGAATAACAAATATTGATTATGGGGAAAGGAGTTCAATTGATACAGTAACttaacaagggaaaaaaaaagctaataTATAAGGTACAGTAGAATGTTCCCTGATCATCCTTTTTAATACTATTGAATTTTAATTGAGACAATTGGCTAAGCAGCTTCTTCCAGTTAGCACCATTTCATTTTCAATATCCTCCAACCAAACTGAGGGGACCTGCCTTAAGGTCATATGGACATTCATACCCATGGTAACTCTCATTACTTATTAGTTATAAGTGTTGATTTAAATAGCGGTTCTCAAATTTTCGTGGCATGTTGATGTACTATGGCTCGTGCCATTTAGATGCCTCGCTAGGCTTGCCATTTGTAGCCCTCTTAGCCAAATTTGATCAATCCTGATGTTTTTATCTATTAtaattttgatttcattttttttttcttttgctttaccCGGTCCAGTTATATGCTTGGTAATTTTACGCTTAGCATGTAATTGTCCTAAATCATCATATAGGCTGTCTTGGTGATTACatctttgaaaataaatataagcATATGAGCCTTTGAAAGCAAAGAATTGATTGAAGTATAGTAAACATGTTTCCATCATACATGTTGAATTCTACCCAGAAGTTTCCTGTATAAGTAGACTGTCTTGAAAATCAGTATGGTAGTTGTTCTTACTTTTTGTAGTCATGCACTTTGTACTTCCATATAGTTGGGATGGCTTTAGACGATGATGATGTGCTTTTGGAATTTCTTTGACGAAATCTAAAAATATTTGTATCTCACTTCTCATTCTATATGATTTCTAATCAAGTAAAGATGAGATATGAGAACATTAGTATTAATTAGTGTTTTTTCCCTGAACTTCACAAAATATGTAGGCATTACAACGTTAGTGGGAGGCGGAACGGGACCTGCTGATGGTACGCGTGCAACTACTTGTACACCTGCTCCGTCACATATCAAATTAATGCTGCAAGCTACTGATGACATGCCTCTAAATTTTGGCTTCACAGGAAAAGTATGTGTAAATTTTGTGCTAAAATTActgataaaaaagaaatttattctGTCTAATTCTTAAACTGCATACGTTGTCAAGAACATAaatctcataagtcataacctaTTGTACAAACTGATCAATGGTAAAAATTTGCTTAACAAAAGTTGTTGTGGACTCTGGTTTCATTTCAGCATCATTATGTCTTATTTTCAAGTAATAACAGCTTTCTACCATAGGGAAATGGCTCAAAACCTGATGAACTGCATGAGATAATCAAATCTGGAGCTATGGGACTGAAGCTGCATGAGGACTGGGGAACTACTCCTGCTGTAATAGATAACTGTTTGGCTGTCGCAGAAGAATACGACGTTCAGGCAACTTCTTCTGACCATTAgattcaaaatatttgatgCATGTTTGTGTGTGTTCCTAACCTTCTTTGAGACCTAATCTAATGGAATATACTTTTCTGTTCCTTGCTTTTGACAGGTTAATATCCACACTGACACCTTGAATGAATCTGGATTCGTGGAACATACAATTGCTGCTTTCAAAGGAAGAACTATTCATACGTACCACAGGTATAAATCATATGCACTGCTGCCTCATAAGCATACTATGCACTCATGCTTCTGCTACCTCGTGGCAGTCTTCACCAAGTTAAAGTGCATCATTTAAAGCATTGTGTGCTACAGTTAGTTTATTGATATTCTTGCTGCCTTATCCTTTACCAGCTTCGAGTTGTCATGACTTTCCAAAATGATTATATTTCTGAGTTTACCACCTTTCCATTTGTATAAGTATTTTTTACTTAAAGAAGCACCAAATGCTAAATTTACAAATTTATTGCCTTTGACTTTTTAGCGAGTTATTTGATTATAGTTTTTTTAATGcttatgttattttgtttttctttggacAGTGAAGGTGCAGGTGGTGGTCATGCTCCAGATATCATTAAAGTATGTGGAGTGAAAAATGTCCTACCCTCGTCAACAAACCCAACACGACCTTATACGTCCAATACTATAGATGAGCATCTTGATATGCTGGTATACGAATTACGAAGATATTGAAAGTGTTGATGCAGAATGCTTTATGGATGTATTTGATTCCATTTAAGTTGTAATTCCTGCAGATGGTTTGCCATCATCTTGATAAGGACATTCCAGAAGATGTAGCTTTTGCTGAATCAAGGATTAGAGCTGAAACAATTGCTGCAGAAGACATATTGCATGATATGGGAGCGATTAGCATCATAGCATCTGATTCACAGGCAATGGGTCGCATTGGAGAGGTCTTTGATTCTACTTCCTTGTCATTTTCGTTTCTATTTTAATTATGTGACATAAATTTTGTCTTCAAACATGGCTTTTCTTAAATTATCGTTGCGAATATATGTGGTTGTTGCAGATAATGACTTGATAACATTTGGcattcattttaaaatttcatagGATTAATCGCTTGTTTATTTAAGTATTTCAAATGACTTGCAGTATATGTCGGTTAAAAGCATCATTACTTAAGCCCTTAAGGTATGCAGTAAATTATTCTTGAAGTATGGAGGACGTGACCTGCAATATCTATTCATAGAACTCAGGCACGTCAACAATAGCTAAATGGATATAACAGGAACATCTTGCAATAACCTGTTGTGTTTGTGTTAACATGTgtcgataatttttttttacaatctaTTTAAAATCCTGGGCATATTTCATGGACATGTAATTTGAAGACCATGATTCTGTATTAAATCTTCCAATGTTCATTCTTTTCTGTTTTAAATTAAAACACTGCCCTGTAATTGATATCTCAAATTTAGATGCATTAAATTCCTTCATGCCAGGTGATAAGCAGAACTTGGCAGACTGCCCACAAAATGAAGACACAAAGGGGTTCCATTCACCCGAGTGAAGCAGACAATGACAACCTTCGTATCAAACGATATATTGCCAAATACACAATAAATCCAGCAATAGCTAATGGTTTTTCTCAATTTGTTGGTTCAATTGAGGTATTCAAGTTTTGACCCTTGTTTATTATGTCAACTGCATGCGTATActagataaatatatatgtacgtgAAGGTATTAACATTTTGTTGGATTGGAATTTAGAATTTTGGTTGACCCTACCTATTACATTTTTGAAGTCTTATTGAAGAATTAATATGCTTCTTTGTGGCAATCCAATCTGTTATTGCGTGGTGGGAACTATTATTCTTGGCTAATTTATAAATAGAGAAGCATGTGTAGATGTTAAAAGTAATTGGTCATCTCTTTTAAATTGTGCATCATTGCGTGTATGTTTGTCTGCAGGTAGGGAAGTTGGCCGATCTTGTACTCTGGAAGCCTTCTTTCTTTGCGGCAAAGCCAGAGATGGTGATTAAAGGTGGTGTGATTGCATGGGCAAATATGGGTGATCCGAATGCAAGCATTCCCACACCTGAACCGGTAAGATTGAATTTACAAAGGCAATTGTATAATGTGGTAGATTGGCCAGCCTTGATAAAGACCTGGCCTTGGTTATTACCCTTCATATGGTCTTCTGTTGATACTCCCATTTTTGAGTTTTCACCAGGATTGTTCTCCAAAAACAGAAGTCAATGGCATcactttccctttttttttcttttttttttttgtgtgtatgaTAAGTTCCATTCTTATATGAGAAGAAACAAATTGTTGGCATGGTGCAGGTGATATCGAGGCCAATGTTTGGAGCATTTGGCAAAGCTGGAAGTTCTCACTCCATTGCTTTTGTCAGCAAGGCAcggctcctctctctctctctctcttgtgcaTGAACTGAATGTTTTTccgctctttttttttatcctctCTATGCAAGCAGGTTGCTGCGAATAATGGGGTTAAGGCGTTGTATGAACTCAGCAAGAGGGTTGAACCAGTTGGCAATGTCAGGAAACTCACCAAACTGGACATGAAGCTCAACGATGCCCTTCCTGATATTCAGGTAGACCCAGAAACATACACAGTGACTGCTAACGGTGAGTTACTAACCTGCGCCGCAGCCACCACCGTTCCCCTTTCTCGGAATTACTTCCTCTTTTAGGCATCACTGCATCATGATCACTACATTGGACTATTGGTGTTCTTTCCAAGTTAATGAGTACTCCTTGTGTCTAGCAGTGGCCTGCCCCTCATATCACTTGCACAAGGTGCAACATTCGTATCccgctttttttaaaaaaaataataattattatattatgaTTTAAATAATCCAGATGCAATTTCTTGTGAACATCAGTGGTTTTGACTATCTTTGGGCACGAAAGGTGCAATTATTCAGAACAGTAATAACTGGATCATTGTTGCCTTTTGGAAATAATctcaggaaaaggaaaaaaaaagagtggagAAATTTTAAAAGTTAGGAATGTGGGCCCCATTGCGGATCTGCAATGGCATTCTATTTGTATTCTGCACCATCCATGGTGTGCCATGTTCCATGTCCCACTCCCACCTGCTGTTGTGGTGCTCAAAGACAACTCCTACCTTGTGGTTGTGGAAAGCGAGGCTGGAAGTCTCAAACtggatattttgttattttgtgttcttttgtgTTTAAATTTGCTTTCTGAGAAACCCAAATGTGTCGCTGAGTGGTTGCATCAGCATCAGTCTGTCATCATTATGACTGGACTAGGATGTCAACAGAGCATCTAGAATTGGACCAAACTGTTTTTCTAtatggtttggttttttttactttttactgcATGAGTTTTACTGTTTTAGCCGCTTTATCTATATTactaattaaatataaaaaatttaaaaattattcaaGAATTTGtttggtatgtttgtttttcatatatattttttggaaaatgaaaTCATAACACATTTGGTTACACATTGTAGGGAAAGTAGCTAAAATAACTTTAaaacatgaaatgaaaaataaaaacataaaacaaatcaaatggaactaaaaataataataaaattttaaaaaggaaaaaaaatatagtaattTATTAGAGCTATATTACTATTAATATGACActaatatttaatttgattatgttacaTGTCACtttataaaataagaaaataaaaattcacttAGAATTATTTTGTctgaatataataattaattattattaataatcCTATTAGAACTCTActtaatgatgataataaaagtgaaaaactaTTTTGACTTATTTAAGTCATTCAGTTTGGACATGGATCTAGGACTTCAAAATTAAACAAGTCTTTGTTGGTCTAATTATTTATACTTTTGCCtactttaaataaataaatataacacAAGTGGGTTAGACTGGAAATgtcaaattatatttatttatttaaagtaGACAAATGTTAAACACGTGACGAACTTCTTTCAAGTGATAATTTGTttgagaattttaaaaaaatcgatCATTCAGGGCACTTGATGAGATTCTTGTCCTATAAATCAATAATCTTAGTGGGGTTCATTATTTTGGgtcttatatattttaaatcgatggtgtaaatataaatatttattttacacctttTACATTAGATGTTTATgtaagaatttatatatatatatatatatattatttttttcctttagcCACCGACTTGGTTTGAGTTCACAAGGTGATCAAAAACAGGAACACGTgcgtatatataaaatataattctCTATATCATCAAAGTTCCCCAACTTTTTCAATAGAACAAATATGTCATTAAGTGGATCTTTGACTTGAGTCGAGTTTGCGCAACTTTCTAAGAAATCCTTGAGTGTTCAAGAGAAATTGTAAGGATTGGACTTTCGGGGTTTGAGAATGTGAGGGCTCaagaaaaaatgatttggtGGTTAGTTATTGTGTTAaagaattcttttttttataaaccttCTTCATATTAATTGAATTATTCATTTGTCGTTAAATTCacaataactaaaaaaatttgtcatttaCCATTTCATCACCTCAAATTCAATGATTTCTCATTATCATCTTTAAtggctttatttatttattttgcattaAACTGTTTAAATTGATCAATAAATTAGAGTCGGCTCAGATTGATTGTGGAAGGTAATTTTGTTGCTGATAGCCTGATATGATGTGTTTTTAGAGGCTAATGCATTTCGCGTTATAGCGCACTCATTGGCAAGTGTTTCCACGCGCAACGAAGCGAAGGTATTTATTGTAATCTGGTGCATCAATCAATCACAGGCCCCACGTGTGTCGTTCCTGTcagtataaatatattttttttgaaatatcctGTCAGTATAAAGTTACCACAATATCTTAGTTAAGAACTTTCCAAAACGATACCGTTTTTGTAATTGCGAACTATGCAACGGTGTTGTATTTAGTCAACATCACCTCCACTTTCATATGTGGAACGTGCATTGACTCGGAGAGACTGACAGGCAAGATGTATGCACTGAAGCCGATCACTCGAGAGCTCGCTAGCTCTGCTGTCCGACAATCTCCGGCGATAACTGTTGCCGGAAGAAGTAGAAGTCTTTGGCGTAGCCAGGTGCCTGGTTCGAGATCACGAGTCAACTCGGGCTGCTCAGTCCGGGCTGTGATCAGCCGTGAAGACAAAGTTGTGGACTCAGCAAAGTCCGTGGAGACCGAGAACCATAATGGTCCgttgctatcttcttcttcttcgaaagGGGCGGGGATTGATGTGAGAGCAGTAATCActataaagaagaagatgaaggagaagatCACTGAGAAGATCGAGGATCAGTGGGAGTTCTTCATCAATGGTATTGGTCAAGGGATCTTGATGCAGCTCATCAGTGAAGAGATTGACCCTGGTTAGTAGTGATTCAGATCTCAAACTTTTCACTGTTTTGTAGGTCTCTAATGCTATTTAATGCTTCGATCTTATGTACTATATGTGTttcttgtcttttctttttaaatttttttctttcttttttttgagagTTTGATTTTGGTCTCCATCGACAATGCTTCTGTTGGCTTTCGGTGAAAggcaaataaaaatataaaatgctgTTTGGTGTAGAAACAAAGGAAGAAAGTTActttaaaaaagaaaggaaatagtAGAGGAACaatctttcttttaattttggttatcctttttatttattaatttatggaTCAAAAAGTTGTTCCTTAAGATACCCAATGCCTAATTTCACTGAAACTTTTAGTTGATTAATTTAATGTTAGTGTCAAACTGGATATTGTATTGTGACAGTTACCAATTCAGGCAAGAGTGTAGAGTCTTGTGTGAGGGGATGGCTGCCTAGGCATCCAAAGCAGTCCCATATTGTTGAATATGCAGCTGATTTCACTGTCCCCCACGACTTTGGTACTCCGGGAGCCATTCTCATTACCAATCTTCATGGGAAGGAGTTCCATTTGTTGGAGATAGTCGTTCATGGTTTCAATGCAGGCCCAATTTTCTTTCCAGCAGATACATGGATCCATTCACGGAATGATAATCCCGAAAGTAGGATTATCTTTACAAACAAAGTGAGAATTCTGTCAataaagttgttttttttatgcTTGTCCTAATGTTTACATGGATGGTTTTGTTTAAGAAATGCTCAAATTGATTATATAGGTATACCTACCATCACAAACACCGACAGGCATCAAAGATCTTAGACGCGAAGACTTGTTGAGCGTGCGTGGTAATGGGAAAGGCGAGAGAAAGCCTCATGAAAGAATTTATGACTATGCTCCTTATAATGATCTTGGTAAGCCTGATAAGGACAAAGAGCTTGCCCGACCAGTTTTGACTGGTGCGGAATGGCCTTATCCTAGGCGATGTAGAACTGGCCGCCCACCAACCAACAATGGTATGGTATTATCCTAAAATTTCGGTTGCTGTATTCAGGATTCTTATTCTCTCTTTGTATATAATTAGACTGTGTTTACTGAAATCATCCAGACCCTCGTTCCGAAAGTAGAATTGAGAAGCCACATCCAGTGTATGTACCTCGGGATGAAACATTTGAGGAGATTAAGCAGAACACTTTCTCTGCAGGCAGATTGAAAGCTTTGCTTCACAATCTTGTACCATCTATTATTGCAACACTGTCAAGTTCAGACGTACCCTTCACATGCTTCTCAGATATTGACAAACTATATAAAGTCGGCGTTCTCTTGAAAGATGAAGAACAACATGGAATGTTTAGTAATCCACTTTTCGGTGATGTCTTGAAACAAGTCCTGAGTGTCGGTGAAAAATTGTTAAAATATGAAATTCCGGCTGTTATAAAAAGTATGTGTGCTTCTTCTCTGTTGATCTTCTTCCTGATTTATGAGGCTTATATTTGACAATTATGTAATGGAATGTCTATTACTTTTCAAGCCACAATCTATCGTTCCTATTCACTGAGAagcaaactcttttttttttttttttaattcatttctGAAATATCATTTCTTCTCTTCTCAAATTTTGTGATATATATGTGTCCAGGAGATAGATTTGCATGGTTGCGTGATAATGAATTTGCACGTCAGACATTTTCTGGAGTCAATCCAGTGAACATTGAGCTCCTAAGGGTACTTTTGGATAGAAGAGTCTGTTTGCTGTACTTAAAAGTTAACTTTGTTTTCTCCTGCATGTCCTCAACTTGGTATATATTCACAGGGCTTTCCAATCCTCAGCAGTCTAGACCCTGCCATTTATGGTTCACCCGAGTCAGCAATTACAAAGGAGCTGATAGGGCAAGAAATCCATGGAATGAGTGTAGAAAAGGTACTGGGGATTTTCCTCTTTGTTATAAACAACAATcatttggcatctttagcgtaaATCCCAGAGGAATccttgtttataaaaaaaattgcagggCTGACATTCTAATTCTGATTTATAATGTTTCAGGCTATTGAGGAAAAGAGATTGTTTATACTCGATTACCATGATACGCTTCTGCCATTTATGGAGAGAATGAACTCCCTGCCAGGAAGAAAAGCGTATGCCTCTAGGACAGTTTTCTTCTATACACAAAAAGGTTTTCTAAGGCCAATAGCCATTGAGCTTTCGCTTCCTCCTACATTTTCTTCACTTCGGAACAAAAGTGTTTTTACACACGGGCATGATCCTACGGAGCATTGGATTTGGAAGCTAGCCAAAGCTCATGTTTGCTCAAATGATGCTGGAATACATCAACTTGTAAATCATTGGTAAGACCAACGATTTTGTTTAGAAGCAAATTTCAAGTTGTTTTCATGTTAAGataatgtttgttttcaaacatcggccatatttttgttttcttttggtacGATTGAGCATTGTTTTGATTCATACTGATATTATGTACTTTGACAGACCATAAGAGCATGGCACCGTAACTAAATATTAATGCTTTCTAAGTTATTAAGGTGTTCAAATTGTTAAAtgttttattgatttgaaaaCCTCAGGTTGAGGACTCATGCCTGCATG
Proteins encoded in this window:
- the LOC120000124 gene encoding urease; this translates as MKLTPREVEKLGLHNAGYLAQKRLARGLRLNYIEAVALIATQILEFVRDGNKTVAELMDVGKQLLGRRQVLPAVPYLLDSVQVEGTFPDGTKLVTIHDAIASENGNLELAFHGSFLPVPSLELFSGMEDIEIPGQIIFQKREIVLNPRRKAVILKVANHGDRPVQVGSHYHFIEVNPFLVFDRRKSYGMRLNIPAGTATRFEPGETKSVVLVSIGGNRVIRGGNGMADGPVNDARCTTVIEAVNRTVFKNPEEADAREGVCGEDSAFTTTMSPETYASIYGPSKGDKIRLGDTDLYAEIEKDFAVYGDESVFGGGKVIRDGMGQSSGRLPADSLDTVITNAVIIDYSGIYKADIGIKGDLIVGLGKSGTPDVMEGVNLDMIIGVNTEVIAGEGMIVTAGAIDCHVHFICPQLVYEAISSGITTLVGGGTGPADGTRATTCTPAPSHIKLMLQATDDMPLNFGFTGKGNGSKPDELHEIIKSGAMGLKLHEDWGTTPAVIDNCLAVAEEYDVQVNIHTDTLNESGFVEHTIAAFKGRTIHTYHSEGAGGGHAPDIIKVCGVKNVLPSSTNPTRPYTSNTIDEHLDMLMVCHHLDKDIPEDVAFAESRIRAETIAAEDILHDMGAISIIASDSQAMGRIGEVISRTWQTAHKMKTQRGSIHPSEADNDNLRIKRYIAKYTINPAIANGFSQFVGSIEVGKLADLVLWKPSFFAAKPEMVIKGGVIAWANMGDPNASIPTPEPVISRPMFGAFGKAGSSHSIAFVSKVAANNGVKALYELSKRVEPVGNVRKLTKLDMKLNDALPDIQVDPETYTVTANGELLTCAAATTVPLSRNYFLF
- the LOC120000534 gene encoding lipoxygenase 6, chloroplastic — its product is MYALKPITRELASSAVRQSPAITVAGRSRSLWRSQVPGSRSRVNSGCSVRAVISREDKVVDSAKSVETENHNGPLLSSSSSKGAGIDVRAVITIKKKMKEKITEKIEDQWEFFINGIGQGILMQLISEEIDPVTNSGKSVESCVRGWLPRHPKQSHIVEYAADFTVPHDFGTPGAILITNLHGKEFHLLEIVVHGFNAGPIFFPADTWIHSRNDNPESRIIFTNKVYLPSQTPTGIKDLRREDLLSVRGNGKGERKPHERIYDYAPYNDLGKPDKDKELARPVLTGAEWPYPRRCRTGRPPTNNDPRSESRIEKPHPVYVPRDETFEEIKQNTFSAGRLKALLHNLVPSIIATLSSSDVPFTCFSDIDKLYKVGVLLKDEEQHGMFSNPLFGDVLKQVLSVGEKLLKYEIPAVIKRDRFAWLRDNEFARQTFSGVNPVNIELLRGFPILSSLDPAIYGSPESAITKELIGQEIHGMSVEKAIEEKRLFILDYHDTLLPFMERMNSLPGRKAYASRTVFFYTQKGFLRPIAIELSLPPTFSSLRNKSVFTHGHDPTEHWIWKLAKAHVCSNDAGIHQLVNHWLRTHACMEPYIIATHRQLSSMHPIFKLLHPHMRYTLEINALARQSLINGGGIIEACFSPGKYGMEVSSAAYKNMWRFDMEALPSDLIRRGMAVEDPSMPCGVKLVIEDYPYAADGLLIWSAIKEWVESYVEHFYSEPNSVTSDVELQAWWNEIKNKGHYDKRNEPWWPKLNTKEDLCDILTIIIWTASGQHAAINFGQYPFGGYVPNRPTLMRKLIPKEGEADYDKFILNPQLTFLSSLPTQLQATKVMAVQDTLSTHSADEEYLGEMNQLHNHWINDQEVLELFNKFSSKLKGIEDIINRRNKDTRLKNRTGAGIPPYELLLPSSGPGVTGRGIPNSISI